The Taeniopygia guttata chromosome 6, bTaeGut7.mat, whole genome shotgun sequence genome contains a region encoding:
- the EIF4EBP2 gene encoding eukaryotic translation initiation factor 4E-binding protein 2, giving the protein MSSAGGRQPSQSRAIPTRTVTLSDAAQLPADYCTTPGGTLFSTTPGGTRIIYDRKFLLDRRNSPMAKTPPCHLPNIPGVTSPGEAGEEPKADSNSLNHQEGKPSMGDDAQFEMDI; this is encoded by the exons ATGTCGTCCGCAGGCGGCCGCCAGCCCAGCCAGAGCCGGGCCATCCCCACCCGCACCGTCACGCTCAGCGACGCCGCGCAACTCCCCGCAGACTACTGCACCACCCCCGGCGGGACGCTCTTCTCCACCACGCCGGGAG GCACCCGGATCATCTACGACCGCAAGTTCCTGCTGGACCGCCGCAACTCCCCCATGGCCAAGACCCCGCCTTGTCACCTCCCCAATATTCCCGGCGTCACCAGCCCCGGCGAGGCCGGCGAGGAGCCCAAAGCGGACTCTAACAGCTTGAACCACCAGGAGGGCAAGCCATCCATGG GGGACGATGCTCAGTTCGAGATGGATATCTGA